A window of Pomacea canaliculata isolate SZHN2017 linkage group LG3, ASM307304v1, whole genome shotgun sequence contains these coding sequences:
- the LOC112559673 gene encoding uncharacterized protein LOC112559673 — protein sequence MPGVASGEGGQSLTTAYFDADDGLSTTSAADDVDAFQPWNDPHNVISFQTYLLIVTVTNTVVYPSLFLVGFPTNVVSGVVFWKQGLKDRMNLCLFVLAVVDTAYLTVLMAQAASSFVTFVNDAIGSEYDAYSLVFCLGVGWGLKTASGCISMVVAGERCVCVALPLRADSLMKTRTMAAILVVIVVVTQVAYVIQPLAYIIVRVTDESAGDGVRWNIVTSDLFSRHQVLVNFLLVILLPCIVPLITFVVMVISTAITVDKLRTAMEWREQNCQVSHESSAGKATDRRKVQQVALTKMLVLLSCVHIVFTVPLMAVTFTRLVVPDFSPTAATPTSASPPTFWGLSSAPSTAVSTSSFIINGHRNFGR from the coding sequence ATGCCGGGCGTGGCTTCCGGTGAGGGAGGTCAGTCTCTGACGACCGCTTACTTTGACGCCGACGATGGTCTGTCCACGACGTCTGCTGCTGACGACGTCGACGCTTTCCAGCCGTGGAACGACCCGCACAATGTCATCAGCTTCCAGACTTACCTGCTCATCGTCACTGTCACCAACACTGTCGTCTACCCATCCCTCTTCCTCGTCGGCTTCCCCACCAACGTGGTCAGTGGCGTGGTCTTCTGGAAACAAGGTCTCAAggaccgcatgaacctctgcctcttcGTCTTGGCCGTGGTGGACACGGCCTACCTCACCGTGCTCATGGCGCAGGCTGCCAGCTCCTTCGTTACCTTCGTCAACGACGCCATCGGGTCCGAATACGACGCCTACAGCCTGGTCTTCTgcttgggggtggggtggggcttGAAAACGGCTTCCGGTTGCATCAGCATGGTAGTGGCAGGCGAGAGATGCGTGTGCGTGGCCCTACCGCTGCGCGCCGATTCCTTGATGAAGACGCGAACGATGGCGGCGATATTggtcgtcatcgtcgttgtcacGCAAGTAGCCTACGTCATCCAACCCCTCGCCTACATCATCGTGCGCGTGACGGACGAGAGCGCCGGCGACGGCGTCCGCTGGAACATCGTCACCTCCGATCTGTTCTCACGGCATCAGGTCCTCGTCAACTTCCTTCTCGTCATCCTCTTGCCATGCATCGTTCCTCTCATCACCTTCGTCGTGATGGTAATCAGCACGGCCATCACGGTGGACAAGCTCAGGACGGCCATGGAGTGGCGCGAGCAGAATTGCCAAGTGAGCCATGAGAGCTCAGCCGGTAAGGCGACCGACAGAAGGAAGgtccagcaggtggcgctgaccaagatgctcGTCCTCCTGTCCTGCGTTCACATCGTGTTCACAGTGCCTCTCATGGCAGTCACCTTCACGCGGCTGGTGGTCCCAGACTTTTCTCCAACGGCCGCAACGCCAACATCTGCATCGCCGCCCACATTTTGGGGACTGTCTTCAGCGCCGTCAACAGCAGTGTCAACTTCTTCGTTTATTATCAACGGTCATCGAAATTTCGGTCGGTAA